The following DNA comes from Metopolophium dirhodum isolate CAU chromosome 8, ASM1992520v1, whole genome shotgun sequence.
GATTGTCTATAATCAATGACTTATCAAACGTTAGAGAAGTGGCATGTCTCGGAATTGTGGCTTTCACTATAGCCGAGCCAATATAAAAGCCGTGATTAGCATCTGGTGGATATTCTTGCCACTTCAAGAACACATAGTCAAACTGAACAGATATTTCTGTAACCGAACGTGGTGCAAGCTCTAAAACTatttctaaatagtaaattcgTACTCTTCCTTTTCCAGGTTTATAAATTAAAGCTTTTGGTGTGACACGAACACCATTGCTGGTCACTTTTAATGTATGATAGTAAATTGGTAAGAACCATGGGATATTCTCAATGACGGTGGCGATTATAGACGACCTATGATCGTTGTAAATACGGGTAACTAGCCCTCCATATTCTTGTCCAAATCCAGTGATAAATCTATCTGTGTATAGTAATGGCCGTAATTCAGACACAACTATTTTTGGTCTAGGCACTATAGCAGACAAATGAAATATGCCGTTTAGATTATAAACAgcaatattgtttttcaaaatataatctgGTTCTTGTGAAATCAAATAAGGAACACTACTATTTGATGATGTATctaaatagattttactgtaatcTGCCAAAGGGCACGTCTTGAACAGTCCAGTACCAAACATCTTGCGGAGAGACCAATCATAGTTGTTATTGAAACTTATGAACACCGAATCGTATACTAGAGAAACGGTTTGGCGGAGTTCATATTTACATTTCCCTGCATTACATAACGGCCTGAAATGAATTCCCAAGGAGTGATAGTTGGCATTGTGCACGCGGCCTGAGTTTAATAGGCTCGACAGGCCTCTAGTAGAATCACAAGGCAAAAGCTTTTTCCACGGCGTCAAATTTTCAGTACAGACATTTTCTCGCGGTAAATTTGAATATCGATAGACCCTGTCGGCAGATGATTCATAGCTATTAGCACTGTTGATGAAATTCAACGACGTACACAGCAAACCGGACAGCGCGTTTGTCAGGCCGTACCAGTTCTTGTCTACGTCTTGTGTGTCATTGTGGAAACGAGCAGATATCTCAGCGCCAGATGGGGCGTCGACGGCCGGATAACCCCAGGACTTGTGTCTCCACAGGCCGGAAGTAAGGTCGACGTTGAGTTCTGCTACATGAAATCTATCGATTATGTCTCCCAACGAGTGTGGAAACAGAGTGGAATGCTTAAAAGAGTCGTCTTCGCGGATGACTGTGAACTGAAAGAACGAGTACACGTAGCCGGTGGCCAAGGGCTTAATAAACAATTCTTCACTGTAAGTCTCTGAATACGCAGGACCGATGAACACGAA
Coding sequences within:
- the LOC132950604 gene encoding GPI transamidase component PIG-T; translated protein: MNAKCLGFLFVFIGPAYSETYSEELFIKPLATGYVYSFFQFTVIREDDSFKHSTLFPHSLGDIIDRFHVAELNVDLTSGLWRHKSWGYPAVDAPSGAEISARFHNDTQDVDKNWYGLTNALSGLLCTSLNFINSANSYESSADRVYRYSNLPRENVCTENLTPWKKLLPCDSTRGLSSLLNSGRVHNANYHSLGIHFRPLCNAGKCKYELRQTVSLVYDSVFISFNNNYDWSLRKMFGTGLFKTCPLADYSKIYLDTSSNSSVPYLISQEPDYILKNNIAVYNLNGIFHLSAIVPRPKIVVSELRPLLYTDRFITGFGQEYGGLVTRIYNDHRSSIIATVIENIPWFLPIYYHTLKVTSNGVRVTPKALIYKPGKGRVRIYYLEIVLELAPRSVTEISVQFDYVFLKWQEYPPDANHGFYIGSAIVKATIPRHATSLTFDKSLIIDNLNSTGSDYLICLKTENFIITLPTPDFSMPYNVICLACTVVALAFGPIHNITTKRLKLTTAKYVPGLASVAQKLYVWLENIFWSKKKNKTGKAAVVKVFVPEELSYHPTLGHVSEEFMKDKVDYIAS